In a single window of the Elaeis guineensis isolate ETL-2024a chromosome 8, EG11, whole genome shotgun sequence genome:
- the LOC105050486 gene encoding linoleate 13S-lipoxygenase 2-1, chloroplastic, with product MLKPLLLASNQAPSLFFSFRSSSHGSSSTTTRTVSVRQRKASTCGRICCRMEEAQAVVTAAKSTVPVKAIVTVNLTIGGTFAHLSLNCRLDDITDLLGKSLFLELVSSELDPKTGLEKDAVGDYAHRAAQGKGEVKYEGNFMVPIDFGDIGAVLVTNEHHKEMHVKDIVLMIGDATALTINCQSWVHSKFDNPEKRIFFTNKSYLPSRTPSGLQRLRKKEQENLRGDGTGERKAFERIYDYDTYNDLGKPDKSEDLRRPVVGGSKEFPYPRRCRTGRPRSEKDPLSETRRSGVYIPRDEAFSEVKQLTFSAKTLRSVLHALIPSIGTAIVDTKLGFPYFAAIDSLFSEGMKLPKQEGLNFFSTVIPRLVKAIAEGTEDVLLFETPEMIIRDKFSWFRDEEFSRQTLAGVNPLSIQLVTELPIVSKLDPDVYGPPESAITEELIEREIKGVMTVLEALQQKRLFMLDYHDVLLPFVHKVRELGGTTLYGSRTLFFLTMDDTLRPIAIELTRPASPIKPQWKQVFTHCWDATGSWLWKLAKAHVCAHESGYHQLVSHWLRTHSCTEPYIIAANRQLGAMHPIYRLLHPHFRYTMEINALAREYLINAGGTIETSFSPRKYSMELSSVAYDKLWRFDMEALPADLIRRGMAVEDPTAEFGLRLTINDYPFANDGLLIWSAIKQWVTDYVKHYYPDTEHVVEDYELQEWWTEVRTKGHADKKDEPWWPVLNTPEDLIHVLTTIIWVASGHHAAVNFGQYHYAGYFPNRPTIARKNMPVEDPDSEDFAKFWENPEFSLLQCFPSQIQATAVMAVLDILSSHAPDEEYLGGEPEPAWVEEPVIKAAFERFHGRMKEIEGIIDERNANPKFKNRCSVGTVPYELLKPFSKPGVTGMGIPNSISI from the exons ATGTTGAAGCCTTTGCTGCTAGCTTCAAACCAAGCCCCCTCACTCTTCTTCTCATTTAGGTCCTCAAGCCATGGCAGCTCGTCGACCACGACCCGCACAGTGTCGGTTCGGCAACGAAAGGCTTCGACGTGTGGTCGGATTTGCTGTCGAATGGAGGAGGCTCAGGCTGTGGTAACTGCAGCGAAGAGCACGGTCCCAGTGAAGGCAATCGTCACTGTGAATCTCACAATTGGGGGAACCTTTGCACACCTCAGTCTGAACTGTAGGCTCGATGATATCACTGATTTACTTGGAAAAAGTCTCTTTCTCGAGCTCGTAAGCTCCGAGCTCGATCCAA AAACAGGATTGGAAAAGGACGCCGTAGGGGACTATGCTCATAGGGCAGCGCAAGGCAAAGGTGAAGTCAAGTATGAGGGTAACTTCATGGTCCCCATTGATTTTGGTGATATTGGTGCGGTTTTGGTGACCAACGAGCATCACAAGGAGATGCATGTTAAAGACATTGTTTTAATGATCGGTGATGCCACTGCCCTCACCATAAATTGTCAATCTTGGGTACACTCCAAGTTTGATAATCCTGAAAAAAGAATATTCTTCACCAATAAG TCCTATTTGCCTTCTCGGACACCAAGTGGTCTGCAGAGGCTGAGGAAGAAAGAGCAGGAGAACTTGCGGGGAGATGGAACAGGGGAGCGCAAGGCCTTCGAGAGGATCTACGACTACGACACATATAACGACCTTGGCAAACCGGACAAGAGCGAGGACTTGAGAAGGCCGGTCGTTGGAGGTAGCAAAGAATTTCCATACCCCAGACGCTGCAGGACCGGGCGCCCTAGAAGCGAGAAAG ACCCTCTATCAGAAACAAGGAGAAGCGGTGTATACATCCCTAGGGATGAGGCCTTCTCAGAGGTGAAGCAGCTGACATTCTCAGCCAAGACCCTGCGATCGGTGCTCCATGCTCTCATACCTTCAATCGGGACGGCGATCGTTGACACAAAGCTTGGCTTCCCTTACTTCGCTGCCATAGACTCTCTGTTCAGTGAGGGCATGAAGCTGCCAAAGCAGGAGGGGCTCAACTTCTTCAGCACCGTCATACCGAGGCTGGTCAAGGCCATTGCGGAGGGCACCGAAGATGTCTTGCTCTTTGAAACCCCAGAAATGATCATCA GGGACAAATTCTCATGGTTCAGAGATGAAGAGTTCTCTCGGCAAACTTTGGCAGGCGTCAACCCCTTAAGTATTCAACTGGTTACG GAACTTCCAATAGTTAGTAAACTCGATCCTGATGTTTATGGTCCGCCGGAGTCAGCTATCACGGAAGAACTGATTGAACGGGAAATAAAAGGAGTAATGACAGTGCTAGAG gcaCTCCAACAAAAGAGATTATTCATGTTAGACTACCACGATGTGCTACTACCTTTTGTACACAAGGTTCGAGAGCTAGGGGGCACGACATTGTATGGATCCCGAACACTCTTCTTCCTAACAATGGATGATACACTGAGGCCGATCGCCATTGAGCTTACCCGCCCAGCTTCCCCTATTAAGCCCCAGTGGAAGCAAGTCTTTACTCACTGTTGGGATGCCACTGGATCCTGGCTATGGAAGCTTGCAAAAGCACATGTATGTGCCCATGAGTCGGGCTATCACCAGCTTGTCAGCCATTG GTTACGAACTCACAGCTGCACTGAGCCATACATAATAGCAGCAAACAGACAACTCGGTGCAATGCACCCAATATACCGGTTGCTGCACCCCCATTTCCGATACACTATGGAGATCAATGCCCTCGCGCGCGAGTACCTTATAAACGCAGGAGGTACCATTGAGACTTCCTTTTCTCCACGCAAATACTCTATGGAGCTCAGCTCGGTCGCCTATGACAAGCTATGGCGGTTCGATATGGAGGCCTTGCCTGCTGACTTGATCCGAAG GGGAATGGCAGTCGAAGATCCAACAGCAGAGTTTGGCCTGCGGCTCACGATAAATGACTATCCGTTTGCTAATGATGGCCTTCTGATATGGTCAGCTATCAAGCAGTGGGTTACAGACTACGTAAAGCACTACTACCCAGACACAGAGCATGTAGTGGAGGATTATGAGCTCCAAGAATGGTGGACCGAGGTTCGAACCAAAGGCCATGCCGACAAGAAGGACGAGCCATGGTGGCCAGTATTGAACACTCCAGAGGACTTGATCCACGTCCTGACTACCATCATATGGGTGGCCTCCGGCCACCATGCTGCGGTCAACTTCGGGCAGTACCATTATGCTGGCTATTTCCCCAACCGCCCAACCATTGCCCGCAAGAACATGCCGGTGGAGGACCCGGACTCGGAGGACTTCGCCAAGTTCTGGGAGAATCCCGAGTTCAGCCTTCTGCAGTGCTTCCCCTCGCAAATTCAAGCCACAGCAGTGATGGCGGTGCTCGATATACTGTCCAGCCATGCACCGGATGAGGAGTACTTGGGTGGAGAGCCGGAGCCAGCTTGGGTGGAGGAGCCGGTGATCAAGGCCGCATTCGAGAGGTTTCATGGAAGGATGAAGGAAATCGAAGGGATCATCGATGAAAGAAATGCCAATCCCAAGTTTAAGAATAGATGTAGTGTCGGCACTGTTCCATATGAGCTCTTGAAGCCCTTCTCCAAACCTGGGGTCACCGGAATGGGCATTCCAAACAGTATTTCCATTTGA
- the LOC105050485 gene encoding squamosa promoter-binding-like protein 17 — translation MERGCSSSLAVSGACGSNDSHHGLKFGKKIYFEDGVGGGSSTKASSTTASASASPTPPKRGKGVVQGGQQPPRCQVEGCKVDLTGAKAYYCRHKVCGMHSKSPKVIVAGLEQRFCQQCSRFHQLPEFDQGKRSCRRRLAGHNERRRKPPPGSLSSRIGRMSSSFHEDNSRFRGFLMDFTHPRLPGTTQEVWPTVRAGDRMPSHQWQSSLGAPPPGEVAPHGACRYMQVSTAGTLFSPPEIPPSECLSGASDSKCALSLLSTQPWGSTATRNDRASTIPASSSFSGAPMAHPVISNHYVASSWGFKGHEGGSSSLGVHHELGLGQVSQPDDSQFSGELELALQGSRQCMDLDPSRAYGHSDDVIHWSL, via the exons ATGGAGAGGGGCTGCTCGAGTTCTCTTGCCGTCTCTGGGGCCTGTGGCTCTAATGACTCTCACCATGGGCTGAAGTTTGGGAAGAAGATCTACTTTGAGGATGGGGTTGGTGGTGGAAGCTCCACCAAGGCCTCATCAACCACTGCGTCGGCCTCGGCGTCGCCGACGCCGCCGAAGAGAGGGAAGGGGGTGGTGCAAGGAGGGCAGCAGCCACCCAGGTGCCAGGTGGAGGGGTGCAAGGTGGATCTCACTGGTGCCAAGGCTTACTACTGTAGGCATAAGGTGTGTGGCATGCACTCCAAGTCTCCCAAGGTCATTGTGGCTGGCTTGGAGCAGAGGTTCTGTCAGCAGTGCAGCAG GTTCCACCAACTACCTGAATTTGACCAAGGGAAACGGAGCTGCCGCAGACGTCTGGCAGGCCACAATGAGCGCCGAAGGAAGCCACCTCCTGGGTCGTTATCATCACGGATCGGACGGAtgtcatcatcttttcatg AGGATAACAGCAGATTCAGGGGCTTTCTTATGGATTTCACACACCCAAGGCTACCTGGAACCACACAAGAAGTATGGCCAACAGTTCGGGCTGGTGATCGGATGCCTAGTCATCAATGGCAGAGCAGTTTAGGAGCTCCCCCTCCTGGTGAGGTGGCGCCACATGGTGCCTGCCGATACATGCAAGTCTCCACTGCTGGGACCCTGTTCTCTCCTCCAGAAATTCCACCTAGTGAATGTCTCTCAGGAGCATCAGACTCCAAGtgtgctctctctcttctgtcAACTCAGCCATGGGGTAGCACCGCTACCAGGAATGATCGGGCTTCGACGATTCCAGCAAGCAGCAGCTTCAGTGGAGCACCAATGGCTCACCCAGTTATCTCGAACCATTACGTAGCCAGTTCGTGGGGATTTAAAGGTCATGAAGGCGGCAGCAGCTCACTGGGAGTCCATCATGAGCTAGGTTTGGGTCAAGTATCCCAACCTGATGACAGTCAGTTCTCGGGTGAGCTCGAGCTCGCCCTGCAGGGAAGCAGGCAATGCATGGACCTTGATCCTAGTAGGGCCTATGGCCATTCTGATGATGTGATCCATTGGTCCCTTTAA